In Myxococcota bacterium, the DNA window CGCGCCCACCGGAACCGCGCGGCGCGGTACCCTGCGCGCCAGGAGGACGGCATGGCGTACGACAAGGGCCTTCACGATCTCGGCAACGGCTGTTTCGCCTATCTGCAGCCCGATGGGTCCTGGGGCTGGAGCAACGCCGGGCTCGTCGTGGATGGCGAAGCGACCCTGCTCGTCGACACGCTCTTCGATCTCCCGCTCACCGCCGAGATGCTGACCACCATGCGCGACGCGGTCCCCGCGGCCGCTTCGATCGACGTGCTGGTGAACACCCACGCGAACGGCGACCACTGCTACGGCAACGAGCTCGTCGAGGGCGCCGTGATCCTCGCCTCCGAGGCCTGCGCCGAAGAGATCTCCGAGGTGCCGCCGGCCTTGCTCGCCGAGATGGTGAAGAACGCCGACGCCTTCGGAGAACCCGGCGCGTCGTTCGTCCGCCACGCCTTCGGCCCCTTCCAGTTCGAAGGCATCACCGTGACGCCGCCCACCGAGACCTTCCGCGGCGAAGTGCGGCGACAGGTGGGCGACAAGGAAGTGCGGCTCCTCGAGGTGGGGCCCGCACACACGCGGGGCGACGTGCTCGTCCACGTGCCCGAGGACCGCACCGTCTTCACCGGCGACATCCTCTTCACCGAGGGACACCCGATCATCTGGGCCGGACCCATCGCGAACTGGGTGGCCGCCTGCGACACGATCCTCGCGATGGACGTGGAGACGGTGGTGCCCGGCCACGGCCCCTTGTCGGGCCCCGCGGAGGTGGAGGCCCTGCGCGGCTATCTGCACCACATCGAGAAGGAGGCGCGGCGTTGCTTCGATGCGGGATTGCCGCGGGAGGAGGCGGCGCGTGCGGTCGCGCTGGATGATTACGCGTCTTGGGGGGATGCGGAGCGGATCGCGGTGAATGTCGCGGCGTTGTATCAGGAGTTTGGGGATACGGCGCCTCCGCCGAATACCGCAGAACTCTTCATGCTCATGGCGCAATTGTTTGCTGACAGGGCAGCCTGACGGCGTTTCGCGCCCGATCTCTGCGTTGCGTCGCCCTCGACGTCCGCAGTTGTTCGCCTCTAGGGCCGCCTGACGGCGTTTCGAACCCGATCTCTGTGTTGCGTCGCCCTCGACGTCCGCAGTTGTTCGCCTCTAGGGCCGCCTGACGGCGTTTCGAACCCGATCTCTGCGTTGCGTCGCCCTCGACGTCCGTGCGGACGCCTTCGGGCGTCGCGCCTCGATCTCGGGCCCGCTCCGCTCGTCAGGTTCTAGGCACGCGTTCGTGCGGCTGCGCCGCCCTTCGGGCGTCGCGGCTCGCTGCGCGAGCCCTAGTCATCCGAGTTCTGTTGCGGGGGCGGGGCCGGGGGAGGCGTGGCGCGGAAGAGGTTGGCCACGGCGCCGACGCCGCGGGCAGCCTGCCAGCCTTCCATGCCGGCGGTCCACACCAGGGTGTCGGGGCGCACGCGCCCGGCGCCAACGGCCTGGGCGAGCTGGGCGGGCGTGAACGGTCCGACGCTCTGGCCGTTCTCGATGATGTGCCAGGGCTGCACCGGCGCCGGGGGCGGCGGCGGTGTCGGGGAGGGCGCTGCCGGGCCGGGACCCATCGGGCCGTTGCCACCGGCTCCGCCGGTGGGCGGAGCCCACTGCTGCGCCATGGCCATACCCATGCCGACACCCACACCGGCGCCGGCGAGACCGCCGGCCGGGTTCTCGGCCGCCACGGGCATCGCGGTGCCCAGCTGGTACTGCTGGTAGGCATTCATGTCGCCGATCACGCCCATGCTGGTGCGCACGTCGAGGGCCTGCTCGACCTCGGCGGGCACCGAGACGTTCACGATCACCAGCTGCGGGATCTCGAGCCCGTACTCGTCGTCGATGCGCTGGACCACGGCCGTGCGCACCTGCTCGGAGAGGTCGGCGTAGTTCGCGGCCAGGTCGAGGACGCCGAGCTCCGATTTCGCGAGCACGTCGGCGAGGCACTGGTTGATGATCGCGCGCAGCAGCTCCTGGATCTCGTCGGCGACGAACTCGCCGTCGGTCCCTACCAGCTCGGTGAGCAGGGTCTTCGGGTCGGTGGCGCGCAGGGCATAGGTGCCGAAGGCGCGCACGCGGATCGGCCCGAAATCGGCGTCGCGCATCAGCACCGGGTTCGGGGTGCCCCAGCGGAGGTCCGGGATCTGCCGCGTGCTGACGAAGTAGACCTCGGCCTTGAAGGGGCTGTCGAAGCCGTAGAGCCAGCCCGCGAGGGTCGACAGGATCGGCAGGTTCTTCGTCTCGAGGCGGTGCTGGCCGGGCCCGAAGACGTCGGCGATCTGGCCCTGATGGACGAAGACCGCCATCTGGCCGGGTCGCACGATCAGTTGGGCGCCGTACTTGATCTGGTTGTGGTAGCGCGGGAAGCGCCACACCAGGGTGTGACGGCTGTCGTCGACCCATTCGATGATGTCGACGAGTTCGGCTCGCAGCTTGTCCATGAATCCCATGTCGTGTCCTCTCGGTTCGTACTGAGGTGAAGGTGTGGTCGCGCAGGCGCGCTAGGTGAGGAGGTCGAAGAGGATCCGGAGGATCCCACCGCTGGTGTCCGCGCGCGCGTAGCCTGACGTGTCGGTCTGGACCCGGATCCGCGCGGCGGCCTGAGCCGCGGCGCGCTTCGCGGCCTCGTGCTCGTCGGTCTTCGTGTCGAGGAGCGGCGACGTCTGGCCGCCGGATAGAATGAAACCGGCGACCTGCTCGAGTTCGTCGGCATCGAGGAAGGTGCCGTCGTTGCGGCACTCGTCGAGGATCACGCCGGACGAGCGCTTGTAGTTCACGCGGTGCATGTGCATGTCGCACTCGGGGCAGCGGCGGTAGGTGACCTTCTGGTCGAGGGGGTTGCCGCCGCGCACCCGCGGCGGTGGCGCCACGTTGCCCGCGGCGCGGCGCAGCTCGGCGGCCTTGCGTACCAGGGCGTCGAAGTTGCCCCCGCCCACCCAGAGGCCGTGGCAGCCCTCGCACTCGTTGACCGAGATCCCTGCGATCTGGCTGGGCGGCATGCGCATCTCACAGGCGGGGCAGGGCAGCTCGTGGCCCTCGGCCCGAACGGCCTCGGGACGGAAGGCGACCCCACACCCGACGCAGAAGCGGCTGTCGTCCGCATTGCGGGCGAAGCACTCCGGGCAGATCAGGGACAGCTTCTCCGGATTCCGGACGATGTCCGACCCGCAGTAGCTGCAGCTCTTCGCCTCCTCGCTGACCTGGGCACCGCACGCCCCACAGCGGGCGATCGCCGCGTCCACCGAACGCAACGGCTCGTTCGCCAGCTCCTCGCCGCAGCGGCACGCGATGGTGTCGGCGGCGATCTGGCTGACATCGTATTGGGTATGGCAGACCGGGCAGGCGATCAGCTGCACACCGGTTTCATCGACGCGACGGCGAGGAGCCTTGAAAGCGTGCGCCTGCGCATGGCTTGCAGTTCGCTTGCCGGTCGCTGAAATCGTCCCGATCGCACCGGAGCGTCCGTTCGCGAGCCCCCACGCTATGTTCCGCCGCTGGGGGTGGCGAATGAGCGAGCAGCGGCAGCGCCTGACGGGTCGCATCTTGATCGGGATGGCGGCGGGGATCACCGTCGGCCTCGGTTTCAACCTGGCGGGCACGGGGAGCGCGCTCTCCACGTTCGTGGTGGACGGCGTCTTTCACGTCGGCGGCCAGATCTTCCTCGCCTCGCTGAAACTCCTGGTCGTCCCGCTGGTGCTGGTGTCGATCGTCTGCGGCGTGGCCTCCCTGGACGACCTCTCGCGGCTCGGGCGGGTCGGTGGCAAGACGCTGGGCCTCTATCTGATGACGACGGCGATCGCGATCTCCCTGGCGCTCTCCGCGGCGATGCTGGTGCAGCCCGGAGCCGGTTTCGATCTCGAAGCGCCGAGCTTCGCGGCGAAGGAGCCGCCCTCGGTCGTCGACACCCTGATCAACCTGTTCCCCTCGAACCCGATCCAGGCCATGGCCGACGGCGAGATGCTGCAGATCATCGTGTTCGCGAGT includes these proteins:
- a CDS encoding SPFH domain-containing protein — its product is MGFMDKLRAELVDIIEWVDDSRHTLVWRFPRYHNQIKYGAQLIVRPGQMAVFVHQGQIADVFGPGQHRLETKNLPILSTLAGWLYGFDSPFKAEVYFVSTRQIPDLRWGTPNPVLMRDADFGPIRVRAFGTYALRATDPKTLLTELVGTDGEFVADEIQELLRAIINQCLADVLAKSELGVLDLAANYADLSEQVRTAVVQRIDDEYGLEIPQLVIVNVSVPAEVEQALDVRTSMGVIGDMNAYQQYQLGTAMPVAAENPAGGLAGAGVGVGMGMAMAQQWAPPTGGAGGNGPMGPGPAAPSPTPPPPPAPVQPWHIIENGQSVGPFTPAQLAQAVGAGRVRPDTLVWTAGMEGWQAARGVGAVANLFRATPPPAPPPQQNSDD
- a CDS encoding MBL fold metallo-hydrolase, producing the protein MAYDKGLHDLGNGCFAYLQPDGSWGWSNAGLVVDGEATLLVDTLFDLPLTAEMLTTMRDAVPAAASIDVLVNTHANGDHCYGNELVEGAVILASEACAEEISEVPPALLAEMVKNADAFGEPGASFVRHAFGPFQFEGITVTPPTETFRGEVRRQVGDKEVRLLEVGPAHTRGDVLVHVPEDRTVFTGDILFTEGHPIIWAGPIANWVAACDTILAMDVETVVPGHGPLSGPAEVEALRGYLHHIEKEARRCFDAGLPREEAARAVALDDYASWGDAERIAVNVAALYQEFGDTAPPPNTAELFMLMAQLFADRAA
- a CDS encoding zf-TFIIB domain-containing protein, whose translation is MQLIACPVCHTQYDVSQIAADTIACRCGEELANEPLRSVDAAIARCGACGAQVSEEAKSCSYCGSDIVRNPEKLSLICPECFARNADDSRFCVGCGVAFRPEAVRAEGHELPCPACEMRMPPSQIAGISVNECEGCHGLWVGGGNFDALVRKAAELRRAAGNVAPPPRVRGGNPLDQKVTYRRCPECDMHMHRVNYKRSSGVILDECRNDGTFLDADELEQVAGFILSGGQTSPLLDTKTDEHEAAKRAAAQAAARIRVQTDTSGYARADTSGGILRILFDLLT